A genomic window from Mauremys mutica isolate MM-2020 ecotype Southern unplaced genomic scaffold, ASM2049712v1 000298F_np12_obj, whole genome shotgun sequence includes:
- the HDAC6 gene encoding histone deacetylase 6 isoform X1 produces the protein MKRGGRRGPQPRRSPGLPETKRRGRAQRMNKDVEELESGLQRLDLSVEGPVPVGTGLAFDERLTEFHCLWDDSFPERPERLAAVKGKLLQCGLWERCVPVEARLATEEEILLAHSQEYLELMKSTEQMSEQELRALSETYDSVFLHPGSYRGARLAGGCVLRLLEKVQGGELRNGLALVRPPGHHAHRDKMDGYCMFNHLAIGARYARQKLGVERVLIVDWDVHHGQGTQFLFEEDPSVLYFSVHRYKQGRFWPHLPASDSPAVGQGRGEGFNINVPWNAVGMRDGDYLAAFLHVLLPVAFEFHPQLVLVAAGFDSVLGDPKGEMAASAACFAHLTHLLMALAGGKVLLSLEGGYNLSSLAEGVCAALRTLLGDPCPRLEPPVAPCRSALSSVSRTLAIHEKYWWSLRRAEADTPPEDVEEEPAPTTPPVPPEVPRPLPAARTGLVYDERMTEHYNMWDSQHPELPQRVSRIFQRHGELRLTERCRRIPARSAEEEELRMCHSPAYVQTVKATAGMKPRELHRQGDQYNSIYICASSYECARLAAGSAFNAVQAVLEGEVQNAVAIVRPPGHHAESDTACGFCFFNSVALAARFAQRLAGRPMRVMILDWDVHHGNGTQHMFEEDPSVLYVSLHRYDHGSFFPTSEDADADRVGEGPGRGFTLNVPWNGPRMGDAEYLAAFHRLVLPVAYQFAPELVLVSAGFDAARGDPLGGCLVSPEGYAHMTHLLLGLAGGRVVLVLEGGYNLVSISESMTMCTRTLLGDPLPELRSLRAPHPSALQSLARASAEHRRYWACLRLDVPIREDSRPRSGQPGPTREDSPPEDPPGGTQSPPVSEGSVDDTLRLGALCLSDEAGADSGSPQLSPDSALVGGASPGGAEPPAPEESEDPPSLLDEAAALLPSPSISLGVEFADTGTLYAVTPLPWCPHVDSLQPLPPAGLDALAPCEECGSQGENWVCLACYRVLCGRYVNQHMLAHGSVSGHPLVLSYADLSVWCYTCQSYVHHPTLLPAKTLAHRMKFGEDPAAGL, from the exons ATG AAGCGGGGTGGCCGGaggggcccccagccccgtcgcagccctgggctccccgaaACCAAACGCCGCGGCCGAGCCCAGAGGATGAACAAAGATGTGGAGGAGCTGGAATCGGGGCTGCAGCGCCTG GATCTGAGCGTGGAGGGGCCGGTGCCTGTGGGGACGGGTCTGGCCTTTGACGAGCGGCTCACGGAGTTCCATTGCCTGTGGGACGACAG CTTCCCCGAGCGCCCAGAGAGACTCGCGGCCGTCAAGGGAAAGTTGCTGCAATGCGGCCTATGGGAGCGCTGTGTCCCGGTGGAG GCCCGGCTGGCTACCGAGGAAGAGATTCTGCTAGCCCACAG CCAGGAGTACCTGGAGCTGATGAAGTCGACGGAGCAGATGAGTGAgcaggagctcagggccctgtcaGAGACGTACGACTCCGTCTTCCTGCACCCG GGTTCGTACCGTGGCGCCCGGCTGGCTGGCGGCTGCGTCCTGCGGCTGCTGGAGAAGGTGCAGGGCGGGGAGCTGCGCAATGGGCTGGCGCTGGTCCG GCCACCAGGACACCACGCCCACCGGGATAAGATGGATGGTTACTGCATGTTCAACCACCTGGCCATCGGGGCCAGATACGCCCGGCAAAAGCTGGGAGTGGAACG AGTCCTGATCGTCGACTGGGACGTTCACCATGGGCAGGGCACCCAGTTCCTCTTCGAGGAGGATCCCAG tGTTCTCTATTTCTCCGTCCATCGCTACAAGCAGGGGAGgttctggccccacctgccggCGTCCGACAGCcccgccgtggggcaggggcgtgGAGAGGGATTCAATATCAACGTGCCATGGAACGCG GTGGGAATGAGGGACGGGGATTATCTCGCTGCCTTTTTACACGTCTTACTGCCAGTGGCCTTTGAG TTCCATCCCCAGCTGGTTCTGGTGGCCGCCGGGTTTGACTCTGTGCTCGGGGACCCCAAg GGTGAGATGGCGGCGTCGGCCGCCTGCTTCGCTCACCTGACTCATCTGCTGATGGCCCTGGCGGGGGGCAAGGTGCTGCTGTCTTTGGAG ggtggCTACAATCTGAGCTCCCTGGCCGAGGGGGTCTGTGCGGCCCTGAGGACCCTCCTGGGGGACCCCTGTCCCCGGCTGGAGCCGCCCGTTGCCCCCTGTCGCAG cgcTCTGAGCTCCGTGTCCAGGACGCTCGCGATCCACGAGAAATACTGGTGGAGCCTGCGCAGAGCGG agGCCGACACCCCCCCAGAGGATGTGGAAGAAGAGCCAGCCCCCACGACCCCCCCAGTCCCCCCTGAGGTGCCGCGACCCCTCCCAGCTGCCCGCACCGGCCTGGTGTATGACGAACGCATGACGGAGCATTACAACATGTGGGACAG ccagcacccGGAGCTGCCGCAGCGGGTCTCCCGCATCTTCCAGCGCCACGGGGAGCTGCGGCTCACGGAGCGATGCCGCCGCATCCCGGCCCGCAGTGCTGAGGAAGAGGAGCTGAGAATGTGCCACAg CCCGGCGTACGTGCAGACGGTGAAGGCCACGGCTGGCATGAAGCCGCGGGAGCTGCACCGCCAGGGGGACCAGTACAACTCCATCTACATCTGCGCCAGCTCCTACGAGTGCGCCCGGCTGGCGGCCGGCTCCGCCTTCAACGCCGTGCAAGCCGTGCTGGAGGGCGAG GTGCAGAACGCCGTGGCCATTGTCCGGCCTCCCGGGCATCACGCCGAGTCCGACACGGCCTGTGGCTTCTGCTTCTTCAATTCGGTAGCCCTGGCAGCTCGTTTCGCGCAGCGCCTGGCGGGACGGCCCATGAG GGTGATGATCCTGGACTGGGATGTTCATCACGGCAACGGTACCCAGCACATGTTTGAGGAAGATCCGAG cgtgcTGTACGTCTCTCTGCACCGCTACGACCACGGCTCCTTCTTCCCCACCTCCGAGGACGCCGACGCCgaccgggtgggggaggggccgggccgcgGCTTCACCCTCAACGTGCCCTGGAACGGCCCCCGCATGGGCGACGCCGAGTACCTGGCCGCCTTCCACCGCCTGGTGCTGCCTGTCGCCTACCAG TTCGCCCCGGAGCTGGTGCTGGTGTCGGCCGGGTTCGATGCCGCCCGCGGGGACCCGCTGGGGGGCTGCCTGGTGAGCCCCGAGGGTTACGCCCACATGACCCACCTcctgctggggctggcagggggccgggTCGTGCTGGTATTGGAG GGAGGCTACAACCTGGTGTCGATCTCCGAATCCATGACCATGTGCACCCGGACCCTGCTGGGGGACCCGCTGCCCGAGCTGCGGAGCCTgcgagctccccaccccagcgcccTGCAGTCGCTGGCCCGGGCGAGCGCCGAGCACCGCAGATACTGGGCCTGCCTGCGACTGGACG TGCCGATCCGGGAGGACTCGAGGCCCCGATCCGGGCAGCCGGGCCCCACCCGGGAGGACTCCCCACCAGAGGATCCCCCAGGGGGCACCCAGAGCCCCCCGGTCTCCGAGGGCTCGGTCGATGACACCCTGAGGCTGGGAGCTCTCTGCCTCAGCGACGAGGCGGGGGCCGACtcgggctccccacagctgagcCCTGACTCCGCCCTGGTGGGCGGGGCTTCCCCTGGAGGGGCGGAGCCTCCAGCTCCAGAGGAGTCAGAG gacccccccagcctcctggatgaagcagctgccctgctcccctccccctccatcagCCTGGGGGTGGAGTTCGCAGACACG GGGACGCTCTACGCCGTCACCCCTCTGCCTTGGTGCCCCCATGTGGACTcgctgcagccccttcccccggCCGGGCTGGACGCGCTGGCGCCGTGTGAGGAATGCGGCAGCCAGGGCGAGAACTGGGTCTGCCTGGCCTGTTACCGG GTGCTCTGCGGTCGTTACGTCAATCAGCACATGCTGGCTCACGGCTCCGTTTCCGGCCACCCCCTGGTGCTGAGTTACGCCGACCTCTCGGTCTGGTGCTACACCTGTCAATCATACGTCCATCACCCG accctgctgccAGCCAAGACCCTGGCTCACCGCATGAAGTTCGGGGAGGACCCGGCCGCCGGGCTTTGA
- the HDAC6 gene encoding histone deacetylase 6 isoform X3: MKRGGRRGPQPRRSPGLPETKRRGRAQRMNKDVEELESGLQRLDLSVEGPVPVGTGLAFDERLTEFHCLWDDSFPERPERLAAVKGKLLQCGLWERCVPVEARLATEEEILLAHSQEYLELMKSTEQMSEQELRALSETYDSVFLHPGSYRGARLAGGCVLRLLEKVQGGELRNGLALVRPPGHHAHRDKMDGYCMFNHLAIGARYARQKLGVERVLIVDWDVHHGQGTQFLFEEDPSVLYFSVHRYKQGRFWPHLPASDSPAVGQGRGEGFNINVPWNAVGMRDGDYLAAFLHVLLPVAFEFHPQLVLVAAGFDSVLGDPKGEMAASAACFAHLTHLLMALAGGKVLLSLEGGYNLSSLAEGVCAALRTLLGDPCPRLEPPVAPCRSALSSVSRTLAIHEKYWWSLRRAEADTPPEDVEEEPAPTTPPVPPEVPRPLPAARTGLVYDERMTEHYNMWDSQHPELPQRVSRIFQRHGELRLTERCRRIPARSAEEEELRMCHSPAYVQTVKATAGMKPRELHRQGDQYNSIYICASSYECARLAAGSAFNAVQAVLEGEVQNAVAIVRPPGHHAESDTACGFCFFNSVALAARFAQRLAGRPMRVMILDWDVHHGNGTQHMFEEDPSVLYVSLHRYDHGSFFPTSEDADADRVGEGPGRGFTLNVPWNGPRMGDAEYLAAFHRLVLPVAYQFAPELVLVSAGFDAARGDPLGGCLVSPEGYAHMTHLLLGLAGGRVVLVLEGGYNLVSISESMTMCTRTLLGDPLPELRSLRAPHPSALQSLARASAEHRRYWACLRLDVPIREDSRPRSGQPGPTREDSPPEDPPGGTQSPPVSEGSVDDTLRLGALCLSDEAGADSGSPQLSPDSALVGGASPGGAEPPAPEESEGTLYAVTPLPWCPHVDSLQPLPPAGLDALAPCEECGSQGENWVCLACYRVLCGRYVNQHMLAHGSVSGHPLVLSYADLSVWCYTCQSYVHHPTLLPAKTLAHRMKFGEDPAAGL, from the exons ATG AAGCGGGGTGGCCGGaggggcccccagccccgtcgcagccctgggctccccgaaACCAAACGCCGCGGCCGAGCCCAGAGGATGAACAAAGATGTGGAGGAGCTGGAATCGGGGCTGCAGCGCCTG GATCTGAGCGTGGAGGGGCCGGTGCCTGTGGGGACGGGTCTGGCCTTTGACGAGCGGCTCACGGAGTTCCATTGCCTGTGGGACGACAG CTTCCCCGAGCGCCCAGAGAGACTCGCGGCCGTCAAGGGAAAGTTGCTGCAATGCGGCCTATGGGAGCGCTGTGTCCCGGTGGAG GCCCGGCTGGCTACCGAGGAAGAGATTCTGCTAGCCCACAG CCAGGAGTACCTGGAGCTGATGAAGTCGACGGAGCAGATGAGTGAgcaggagctcagggccctgtcaGAGACGTACGACTCCGTCTTCCTGCACCCG GGTTCGTACCGTGGCGCCCGGCTGGCTGGCGGCTGCGTCCTGCGGCTGCTGGAGAAGGTGCAGGGCGGGGAGCTGCGCAATGGGCTGGCGCTGGTCCG GCCACCAGGACACCACGCCCACCGGGATAAGATGGATGGTTACTGCATGTTCAACCACCTGGCCATCGGGGCCAGATACGCCCGGCAAAAGCTGGGAGTGGAACG AGTCCTGATCGTCGACTGGGACGTTCACCATGGGCAGGGCACCCAGTTCCTCTTCGAGGAGGATCCCAG tGTTCTCTATTTCTCCGTCCATCGCTACAAGCAGGGGAGgttctggccccacctgccggCGTCCGACAGCcccgccgtggggcaggggcgtgGAGAGGGATTCAATATCAACGTGCCATGGAACGCG GTGGGAATGAGGGACGGGGATTATCTCGCTGCCTTTTTACACGTCTTACTGCCAGTGGCCTTTGAG TTCCATCCCCAGCTGGTTCTGGTGGCCGCCGGGTTTGACTCTGTGCTCGGGGACCCCAAg GGTGAGATGGCGGCGTCGGCCGCCTGCTTCGCTCACCTGACTCATCTGCTGATGGCCCTGGCGGGGGGCAAGGTGCTGCTGTCTTTGGAG ggtggCTACAATCTGAGCTCCCTGGCCGAGGGGGTCTGTGCGGCCCTGAGGACCCTCCTGGGGGACCCCTGTCCCCGGCTGGAGCCGCCCGTTGCCCCCTGTCGCAG cgcTCTGAGCTCCGTGTCCAGGACGCTCGCGATCCACGAGAAATACTGGTGGAGCCTGCGCAGAGCGG agGCCGACACCCCCCCAGAGGATGTGGAAGAAGAGCCAGCCCCCACGACCCCCCCAGTCCCCCCTGAGGTGCCGCGACCCCTCCCAGCTGCCCGCACCGGCCTGGTGTATGACGAACGCATGACGGAGCATTACAACATGTGGGACAG ccagcacccGGAGCTGCCGCAGCGGGTCTCCCGCATCTTCCAGCGCCACGGGGAGCTGCGGCTCACGGAGCGATGCCGCCGCATCCCGGCCCGCAGTGCTGAGGAAGAGGAGCTGAGAATGTGCCACAg CCCGGCGTACGTGCAGACGGTGAAGGCCACGGCTGGCATGAAGCCGCGGGAGCTGCACCGCCAGGGGGACCAGTACAACTCCATCTACATCTGCGCCAGCTCCTACGAGTGCGCCCGGCTGGCGGCCGGCTCCGCCTTCAACGCCGTGCAAGCCGTGCTGGAGGGCGAG GTGCAGAACGCCGTGGCCATTGTCCGGCCTCCCGGGCATCACGCCGAGTCCGACACGGCCTGTGGCTTCTGCTTCTTCAATTCGGTAGCCCTGGCAGCTCGTTTCGCGCAGCGCCTGGCGGGACGGCCCATGAG GGTGATGATCCTGGACTGGGATGTTCATCACGGCAACGGTACCCAGCACATGTTTGAGGAAGATCCGAG cgtgcTGTACGTCTCTCTGCACCGCTACGACCACGGCTCCTTCTTCCCCACCTCCGAGGACGCCGACGCCgaccgggtgggggaggggccgggccgcgGCTTCACCCTCAACGTGCCCTGGAACGGCCCCCGCATGGGCGACGCCGAGTACCTGGCCGCCTTCCACCGCCTGGTGCTGCCTGTCGCCTACCAG TTCGCCCCGGAGCTGGTGCTGGTGTCGGCCGGGTTCGATGCCGCCCGCGGGGACCCGCTGGGGGGCTGCCTGGTGAGCCCCGAGGGTTACGCCCACATGACCCACCTcctgctggggctggcagggggccgggTCGTGCTGGTATTGGAG GGAGGCTACAACCTGGTGTCGATCTCCGAATCCATGACCATGTGCACCCGGACCCTGCTGGGGGACCCGCTGCCCGAGCTGCGGAGCCTgcgagctccccaccccagcgcccTGCAGTCGCTGGCCCGGGCGAGCGCCGAGCACCGCAGATACTGGGCCTGCCTGCGACTGGACG TGCCGATCCGGGAGGACTCGAGGCCCCGATCCGGGCAGCCGGGCCCCACCCGGGAGGACTCCCCACCAGAGGATCCCCCAGGGGGCACCCAGAGCCCCCCGGTCTCCGAGGGCTCGGTCGATGACACCCTGAGGCTGGGAGCTCTCTGCCTCAGCGACGAGGCGGGGGCCGACtcgggctccccacagctgagcCCTGACTCCGCCCTGGTGGGCGGGGCTTCCCCTGGAGGGGCGGAGCCTCCAGCTCCAGAGGAGTCAGAG GGGACGCTCTACGCCGTCACCCCTCTGCCTTGGTGCCCCCATGTGGACTcgctgcagccccttcccccggCCGGGCTGGACGCGCTGGCGCCGTGTGAGGAATGCGGCAGCCAGGGCGAGAACTGGGTCTGCCTGGCCTGTTACCGG GTGCTCTGCGGTCGTTACGTCAATCAGCACATGCTGGCTCACGGCTCCGTTTCCGGCCACCCCCTGGTGCTGAGTTACGCCGACCTCTCGGTCTGGTGCTACACCTGTCAATCATACGTCCATCACCCG accctgctgccAGCCAAGACCCTGGCTCACCGCATGAAGTTCGGGGAGGACCCGGCCGCCGGGCTTTGA
- the HDAC6 gene encoding histone deacetylase 6 isoform X2 has translation MKRGGRRGPQPRRSPGLPETKRRGRAQRMNKDVEELESGLQRLDLSVEGPVPVGTGLAFDERLTEFHCLWDDSFPERPERLAAVKGKLLQCGLWERCVPVEARLATEEEILLAHSQEYLELMKSTEQMSEQELRALSETYDSVFLHPGSYRGARLAGGCVLRLLEKVQGGELRNGLALVRPPGHHAHRDKMDGYCMFNHLAIGARYARQKLGVERVLIVDWDVHHGQGTQFLFEEDPSVLYFSVHRYKQGRFWPHLPASDSPAVGQGRGEGFNINVPWNAVGMRDGDYLAAFLHVLLPVAFEFHPQLVLVAAGFDSVLGDPKGEMAASAACFAHLTHLLMALAGGKVLLSLEGGYNLSSLAEGVCAALRTLLGDPCPRLEPPVAPCRSALSSVSRTLAIHEKYWWSLRRAEADTPPEDVEEEPAPTTPPVPPEVPRPLPAARTGLVYDERMTEHYNMWDSQHPELPQRVSRIFQRHGELRLTERCRRIPARSAEEEELRMCHSPAYVQTVKATAGMKPRELHRQGDQYNSIYICASSYECARLAAGSAFNAVQAVLEGEVQNAVAIVRPPGHHAESDTACGFCFFNSVALAARFAQRLAGRPMRVMILDWDVHHGNGTQHMFEEDPSVLYVSLHRYDHGSFFPTSEDADADRVGEGPGRGFTLNVPWNGPRMGDAEYLAAFHRLVLPVAYQFAPELVLVSAGFDAARGDPLGGCLVSPEGYAHMTHLLLGLAGGRVVLVLEGGYNLVSISESMTMCTRTLLGDPLPELRSLRAPHPSALQSLARASAEHRRYWACLRLDVPIREDSPPEDPPGGTQSPPVSEGSVDDTLRLGALCLSDEAGADSGSPQLSPDSALVGGASPGGAEPPAPEESEDPPSLLDEAAALLPSPSISLGVEFADTGTLYAVTPLPWCPHVDSLQPLPPAGLDALAPCEECGSQGENWVCLACYRVLCGRYVNQHMLAHGSVSGHPLVLSYADLSVWCYTCQSYVHHPTLLPAKTLAHRMKFGEDPAAGL, from the exons ATG AAGCGGGGTGGCCGGaggggcccccagccccgtcgcagccctgggctccccgaaACCAAACGCCGCGGCCGAGCCCAGAGGATGAACAAAGATGTGGAGGAGCTGGAATCGGGGCTGCAGCGCCTG GATCTGAGCGTGGAGGGGCCGGTGCCTGTGGGGACGGGTCTGGCCTTTGACGAGCGGCTCACGGAGTTCCATTGCCTGTGGGACGACAG CTTCCCCGAGCGCCCAGAGAGACTCGCGGCCGTCAAGGGAAAGTTGCTGCAATGCGGCCTATGGGAGCGCTGTGTCCCGGTGGAG GCCCGGCTGGCTACCGAGGAAGAGATTCTGCTAGCCCACAG CCAGGAGTACCTGGAGCTGATGAAGTCGACGGAGCAGATGAGTGAgcaggagctcagggccctgtcaGAGACGTACGACTCCGTCTTCCTGCACCCG GGTTCGTACCGTGGCGCCCGGCTGGCTGGCGGCTGCGTCCTGCGGCTGCTGGAGAAGGTGCAGGGCGGGGAGCTGCGCAATGGGCTGGCGCTGGTCCG GCCACCAGGACACCACGCCCACCGGGATAAGATGGATGGTTACTGCATGTTCAACCACCTGGCCATCGGGGCCAGATACGCCCGGCAAAAGCTGGGAGTGGAACG AGTCCTGATCGTCGACTGGGACGTTCACCATGGGCAGGGCACCCAGTTCCTCTTCGAGGAGGATCCCAG tGTTCTCTATTTCTCCGTCCATCGCTACAAGCAGGGGAGgttctggccccacctgccggCGTCCGACAGCcccgccgtggggcaggggcgtgGAGAGGGATTCAATATCAACGTGCCATGGAACGCG GTGGGAATGAGGGACGGGGATTATCTCGCTGCCTTTTTACACGTCTTACTGCCAGTGGCCTTTGAG TTCCATCCCCAGCTGGTTCTGGTGGCCGCCGGGTTTGACTCTGTGCTCGGGGACCCCAAg GGTGAGATGGCGGCGTCGGCCGCCTGCTTCGCTCACCTGACTCATCTGCTGATGGCCCTGGCGGGGGGCAAGGTGCTGCTGTCTTTGGAG ggtggCTACAATCTGAGCTCCCTGGCCGAGGGGGTCTGTGCGGCCCTGAGGACCCTCCTGGGGGACCCCTGTCCCCGGCTGGAGCCGCCCGTTGCCCCCTGTCGCAG cgcTCTGAGCTCCGTGTCCAGGACGCTCGCGATCCACGAGAAATACTGGTGGAGCCTGCGCAGAGCGG agGCCGACACCCCCCCAGAGGATGTGGAAGAAGAGCCAGCCCCCACGACCCCCCCAGTCCCCCCTGAGGTGCCGCGACCCCTCCCAGCTGCCCGCACCGGCCTGGTGTATGACGAACGCATGACGGAGCATTACAACATGTGGGACAG ccagcacccGGAGCTGCCGCAGCGGGTCTCCCGCATCTTCCAGCGCCACGGGGAGCTGCGGCTCACGGAGCGATGCCGCCGCATCCCGGCCCGCAGTGCTGAGGAAGAGGAGCTGAGAATGTGCCACAg CCCGGCGTACGTGCAGACGGTGAAGGCCACGGCTGGCATGAAGCCGCGGGAGCTGCACCGCCAGGGGGACCAGTACAACTCCATCTACATCTGCGCCAGCTCCTACGAGTGCGCCCGGCTGGCGGCCGGCTCCGCCTTCAACGCCGTGCAAGCCGTGCTGGAGGGCGAG GTGCAGAACGCCGTGGCCATTGTCCGGCCTCCCGGGCATCACGCCGAGTCCGACACGGCCTGTGGCTTCTGCTTCTTCAATTCGGTAGCCCTGGCAGCTCGTTTCGCGCAGCGCCTGGCGGGACGGCCCATGAG GGTGATGATCCTGGACTGGGATGTTCATCACGGCAACGGTACCCAGCACATGTTTGAGGAAGATCCGAG cgtgcTGTACGTCTCTCTGCACCGCTACGACCACGGCTCCTTCTTCCCCACCTCCGAGGACGCCGACGCCgaccgggtgggggaggggccgggccgcgGCTTCACCCTCAACGTGCCCTGGAACGGCCCCCGCATGGGCGACGCCGAGTACCTGGCCGCCTTCCACCGCCTGGTGCTGCCTGTCGCCTACCAG TTCGCCCCGGAGCTGGTGCTGGTGTCGGCCGGGTTCGATGCCGCCCGCGGGGACCCGCTGGGGGGCTGCCTGGTGAGCCCCGAGGGTTACGCCCACATGACCCACCTcctgctggggctggcagggggccgggTCGTGCTGGTATTGGAG GGAGGCTACAACCTGGTGTCGATCTCCGAATCCATGACCATGTGCACCCGGACCCTGCTGGGGGACCCGCTGCCCGAGCTGCGGAGCCTgcgagctccccaccccagcgcccTGCAGTCGCTGGCCCGGGCGAGCGCCGAGCACCGCAGATACTGGGCCTGCCTGCGACTGGACG TGCCGATCCGGGAG GACTCCCCACCAGAGGATCCCCCAGGGGGCACCCAGAGCCCCCCGGTCTCCGAGGGCTCGGTCGATGACACCCTGAGGCTGGGAGCTCTCTGCCTCAGCGACGAGGCGGGGGCCGACtcgggctccccacagctgagcCCTGACTCCGCCCTGGTGGGCGGGGCTTCCCCTGGAGGGGCGGAGCCTCCAGCTCCAGAGGAGTCAGAG gacccccccagcctcctggatgaagcagctgccctgctcccctccccctccatcagCCTGGGGGTGGAGTTCGCAGACACG GGGACGCTCTACGCCGTCACCCCTCTGCCTTGGTGCCCCCATGTGGACTcgctgcagccccttcccccggCCGGGCTGGACGCGCTGGCGCCGTGTGAGGAATGCGGCAGCCAGGGCGAGAACTGGGTCTGCCTGGCCTGTTACCGG GTGCTCTGCGGTCGTTACGTCAATCAGCACATGCTGGCTCACGGCTCCGTTTCCGGCCACCCCCTGGTGCTGAGTTACGCCGACCTCTCGGTCTGGTGCTACACCTGTCAATCATACGTCCATCACCCG accctgctgccAGCCAAGACCCTGGCTCACCGCATGAAGTTCGGGGAGGACCCGGCCGCCGGGCTTTGA